In Deltaproteobacteria bacterium, the sequence GTCTGCCCTCGTCGCGAAGGCGCCGGTACACCGGCAGCGGGTCGCCGTCCCGAAAGCGCTCGATGATCATGTACAGCATCTGGCCTCCCGTAAGGCCCGACACCTACCAGCACTCGGTGTGTAGCTCGACCTCGGCGGCGGGCGAAGGGACCGGGCGTGTAGGTGGGGCCTCGCTGGGAAGGGGGGCGTGTTGACGGTTCCGTTCACACGGACTTACGTTCCTCGCGGCGGGCCGCCCCCTGCACATGGGCCGTCAGAACATCTTCGGGTCAGCCAAGTCCGAGACGGTTGCGCTCGACGGCTCCAGCGACGCGGCGGGGTTGATGTGCCTAATCGCAGCGAAGCCCGTCAGCGGGAGCGAGCTGCATCGCGCAGCGCGCGGGTGGGATGGCTGCAATGGCGCACACGAGGATCCCGAGGATCACCGTGCCGAGGATCGTCCGCAACGGGAGCGACACGCCGACGGGCCAACCGAGCACGGCCTCCATGGTCGATCCCCCCCAAAGGGTCGCGAGTGCGAGTCCGGTCGTCACGGCGAAGGCAACCCCAAGAACGCCAATAATGGCTGAGTGCAAGGTCAGTAGCGCCCCGATCCGACGCTGGCCACGATCGCCCTGCGGGCGTTGTCGGTCGCGGGGCGCGCG encodes:
- a CDS encoding ABC transporter permease yields the protein MEAVLGWPVGVSLPLRTILGTVILGILVCAIAAIPPARCAMQLAPADGLRCD